One region of Brassica napus cultivar Da-Ae chromosome A10, Da-Ae, whole genome shotgun sequence genomic DNA includes:
- the LOC106372662 gene encoding F-box protein At5g03970-like isoform X1 translates to MSCSVRAKTRLGMESNLSVHEVLNTFDTLSEILLLLPPEETYKLILVSKRWLQIISSPFFRHAYLARWKPNFHLIGFFISNTSYVGKKHVERVRRPRSESSMPLLSTSSLGDEVETSGALKKLGYYIDSSNGVLLCGRHPKAYYLWDPVTRKQHKIPRHRVHFEEVCMSLITEDCPVEGFSYKVVRGECVSYAAQSSKVRVEIYSSKTTTWSYSELACNEAVSLTPWTAGRVIKGVVYWYATGGKVAIYDTEDEEKRIDVIKLPKTFNYDEQVLGESSDGCLQYGWSNKSVMEIWELEKVGEVLEWSIQFKVNFKAMWRLNPVESARFSTRTKETQLLAFFNQNSDSVFIRCDSHICVFDVKTQRVEEVQYQGRGSSFVWDYCKVLPYFQLSWPCCSSSLLEEGNQ, encoded by the exons aTGTCTTGTTCTGTCAGGGCGAAAACAAGATTAGGGATGGAGTCTAATCTAAGCGTTCACGAGGTTCTCAACACGTTCGACACTCTCTCTGAGATCCTCCTCTTGCTACCACCTGAGGAGACATACAAGCTGATCCTCGTCTCAAAGCGCTGGCTCCAGATCATCTCCAGCCCTTTCTTCCGCCACGCCTACCTCGCCAGATGGAAACCGAACTTCCACCTCATCGGCTTCTTCATCTCCAACACCTCCTACGTCGGCAAGAAGCACGTGGAGCGTGTCCGCCGCCCTCGCTCCGAGTCCTCCATGCCTCTGCTCTCCACCAGCAGTTTAGGCGACGAGGTGGAGACCTCTGGTGCTTTGAAGAAGCTCGGTTACTACATTGACTCTTCGAACGGTGTGCTTCTCTGCGGGAGGCATCCGAAAGCTTACTACTTGTGGGATCCGGTTACGAGGAAGCAGCATAAGATCCCGCGGCATAGGGTTCATTTCGAGGAGGTTTGTATGTCTTTGATCACTGAGGATTGTCCTGTTGAGGGGTTTAGCTACAAGGTGGTGCGTGGGGAGTGTGTTTCTTATGCGGCGCAGAGTAGTAAGGTGAGAGTGGAGATTTATTCTTCTAAGACCACCACGTGGAGCTACTCTGAGCTCGCTTGCAATGAGGCGGTGTCTCTCACTCCCTGGACTGCAGGGAGAGTGATTAAAGGTGTGGTTTATTGGTACGCCACTGGAGGTAAAGTTGCCATCTACGACACAGAAGATGAGGAGAAAAGGATCGATGTGATAAAGCTTCCGAAGACGTTTAACTACGATGAGCAGGTTCTGGGAGAATCCTCTGATGGGTGTTTGCAGTACGGATGGAGTAATAAGTCTGTGATGGAGATTTGGGAGCTGGAGAAGGTTGGCGAGGTTCTTGAGTGGAGCATTCAGTTTAAGGTGAATTTCAAGGCCATGTGGAGGTTGAACCCGGTGGAGTCTGCGAGGTTCAGCACTAGGACTAAAGAGACGCAACTGCTTGCGTTCTTTAACCAGAACTCTGACTCGGTTTTCATCAGATGCGACTCGCACATCTGCGTGTTTGACGTAAAGACTCAGAGGGTTGAAGAAGTTCAGTACCAAGGACGAGGGTCTTCGTTCGTTTGGGATTACTGCAAAGTCTTGCCTTACTTTCAGCTATCGTGgccttgttgttcttcttctctcttggaAGAAGGAAAC CAGTAG
- the LOC106372662 gene encoding F-box protein At5g03970-like isoform X4 yields the protein MSCSVRAKTRLGMESNLSVHEVLNTFDTLSEILLLLPPEETYKLILVSKRWLQIISSPFFRHAYLARWKPNFHLIGFFISNTSYVGKKHVERVRRPRSESSMPLLSTSSLGDEVETSGALKKLGYYIDSSNGVLLCGRHPKAYYLWDPVTRKQHKIPRHRVHFEEVCMSLITEDCPVEGFSYKVVRGECVSYAAQSSKVRVEIYSSKTTTWSYSELACNEAVSLTPWTAGRVIKGVVYWYATGGKVAIYDTEDEEKRIDVIKLPKTFNYDEQVLGESSDGCLQYGWSNKSVMEIWELEKVGEVLEWSIQFKVNFKAMWRLNPVESARFSTRTKETQLLAFFNQNSDSVFIRCDSHICVFDVKTQRVEEVQYQGRGSSFVWDYCKVLPYFQLSWPCCSSSLLEEGNI from the coding sequence aTGTCTTGTTCTGTCAGGGCGAAAACAAGATTAGGGATGGAGTCTAATCTAAGCGTTCACGAGGTTCTCAACACGTTCGACACTCTCTCTGAGATCCTCCTCTTGCTACCACCTGAGGAGACATACAAGCTGATCCTCGTCTCAAAGCGCTGGCTCCAGATCATCTCCAGCCCTTTCTTCCGCCACGCCTACCTCGCCAGATGGAAACCGAACTTCCACCTCATCGGCTTCTTCATCTCCAACACCTCCTACGTCGGCAAGAAGCACGTGGAGCGTGTCCGCCGCCCTCGCTCCGAGTCCTCCATGCCTCTGCTCTCCACCAGCAGTTTAGGCGACGAGGTGGAGACCTCTGGTGCTTTGAAGAAGCTCGGTTACTACATTGACTCTTCGAACGGTGTGCTTCTCTGCGGGAGGCATCCGAAAGCTTACTACTTGTGGGATCCGGTTACGAGGAAGCAGCATAAGATCCCGCGGCATAGGGTTCATTTCGAGGAGGTTTGTATGTCTTTGATCACTGAGGATTGTCCTGTTGAGGGGTTTAGCTACAAGGTGGTGCGTGGGGAGTGTGTTTCTTATGCGGCGCAGAGTAGTAAGGTGAGAGTGGAGATTTATTCTTCTAAGACCACCACGTGGAGCTACTCTGAGCTCGCTTGCAATGAGGCGGTGTCTCTCACTCCCTGGACTGCAGGGAGAGTGATTAAAGGTGTGGTTTATTGGTACGCCACTGGAGGTAAAGTTGCCATCTACGACACAGAAGATGAGGAGAAAAGGATCGATGTGATAAAGCTTCCGAAGACGTTTAACTACGATGAGCAGGTTCTGGGAGAATCCTCTGATGGGTGTTTGCAGTACGGATGGAGTAATAAGTCTGTGATGGAGATTTGGGAGCTGGAGAAGGTTGGCGAGGTTCTTGAGTGGAGCATTCAGTTTAAGGTGAATTTCAAGGCCATGTGGAGGTTGAACCCGGTGGAGTCTGCGAGGTTCAGCACTAGGACTAAAGAGACGCAACTGCTTGCGTTCTTTAACCAGAACTCTGACTCGGTTTTCATCAGATGCGACTCGCACATCTGCGTGTTTGACGTAAAGACTCAGAGGGTTGAAGAAGTTCAGTACCAAGGACGAGGGTCTTCGTTCGTTTGGGATTACTGCAAAGTCTTGCCTTACTTTCAGCTATCGTGgccttgttgttcttcttctctcttggaAGAAGGAAACATCTGA
- the LOC106372662 gene encoding F-box protein At5g03970-like isoform X2, whose translation MESNLSVHEVLNTFDTLSEILLLLPPEETYKLILVSKRWLQIISSPFFRHAYLARWKPNFHLIGFFISNTSYVGKKHVERVRRPRSESSMPLLSTSSLGDEVETSGALKKLGYYIDSSNGVLLCGRHPKAYYLWDPVTRKQHKIPRHRVHFEEVCMSLITEDCPVEGFSYKVVRGECVSYAAQSSKVRVEIYSSKTTTWSYSELACNEAVSLTPWTAGRVIKGVVYWYATGGKVAIYDTEDEEKRIDVIKLPKTFNYDEQVLGESSDGCLQYGWSNKSVMEIWELEKVGEVLEWSIQFKVNFKAMWRLNPVESARFSTRTKETQLLAFFNQNSDSVFIRCDSHICVFDVKTQRVEEVQYQGRGSSFVWDYCKVLPYFQLSWPCCSSSLLEEGNQ comes from the exons ATGGAGTCTAATCTAAGCGTTCACGAGGTTCTCAACACGTTCGACACTCTCTCTGAGATCCTCCTCTTGCTACCACCTGAGGAGACATACAAGCTGATCCTCGTCTCAAAGCGCTGGCTCCAGATCATCTCCAGCCCTTTCTTCCGCCACGCCTACCTCGCCAGATGGAAACCGAACTTCCACCTCATCGGCTTCTTCATCTCCAACACCTCCTACGTCGGCAAGAAGCACGTGGAGCGTGTCCGCCGCCCTCGCTCCGAGTCCTCCATGCCTCTGCTCTCCACCAGCAGTTTAGGCGACGAGGTGGAGACCTCTGGTGCTTTGAAGAAGCTCGGTTACTACATTGACTCTTCGAACGGTGTGCTTCTCTGCGGGAGGCATCCGAAAGCTTACTACTTGTGGGATCCGGTTACGAGGAAGCAGCATAAGATCCCGCGGCATAGGGTTCATTTCGAGGAGGTTTGTATGTCTTTGATCACTGAGGATTGTCCTGTTGAGGGGTTTAGCTACAAGGTGGTGCGTGGGGAGTGTGTTTCTTATGCGGCGCAGAGTAGTAAGGTGAGAGTGGAGATTTATTCTTCTAAGACCACCACGTGGAGCTACTCTGAGCTCGCTTGCAATGAGGCGGTGTCTCTCACTCCCTGGACTGCAGGGAGAGTGATTAAAGGTGTGGTTTATTGGTACGCCACTGGAGGTAAAGTTGCCATCTACGACACAGAAGATGAGGAGAAAAGGATCGATGTGATAAAGCTTCCGAAGACGTTTAACTACGATGAGCAGGTTCTGGGAGAATCCTCTGATGGGTGTTTGCAGTACGGATGGAGTAATAAGTCTGTGATGGAGATTTGGGAGCTGGAGAAGGTTGGCGAGGTTCTTGAGTGGAGCATTCAGTTTAAGGTGAATTTCAAGGCCATGTGGAGGTTGAACCCGGTGGAGTCTGCGAGGTTCAGCACTAGGACTAAAGAGACGCAACTGCTTGCGTTCTTTAACCAGAACTCTGACTCGGTTTTCATCAGATGCGACTCGCACATCTGCGTGTTTGACGTAAAGACTCAGAGGGTTGAAGAAGTTCAGTACCAAGGACGAGGGTCTTCGTTCGTTTGGGATTACTGCAAAGTCTTGCCTTACTTTCAGCTATCGTGgccttgttgttcttcttctctcttggaAGAAGGAAAC CAGTAG
- the LOC106372662 gene encoding F-box protein At5g03970-like isoform X3 — MESNLSVHEVLNTFDTLSEILLLLPPEETYKLILVSKRWLQIISSPFFRHAYLARWKPNFHLIGFFISNTSYVGKKHVERVRRPRSESSMPLLSTSSLGDEVETSGALKKLGYYIDSSNGVLLCGRHPKAYYLWDPVTRKQHKIPRHRVHFEEVCMSLITEDCPVEGFSYKVVRGECVSYAAQSSKVRVEIYSSKTTTWSYSELACNEAVSLTPWTAGRVIKGVVYWYATGGKVAIYDTEDEEKRIDVIKLPKTFNYDEQVLGESSDGCLQYGWSNKSVMEIWELEKVGEVLEWSIQFKVNFKAMWRLNPVESARFSTRTKETQLLAFFNQNSDSVFIRCDSHICVFDVKTQRVEEVQYQGRGSSFVWDYCKVLPYFQLSWPCCSSSLLEEGNI; from the coding sequence ATGGAGTCTAATCTAAGCGTTCACGAGGTTCTCAACACGTTCGACACTCTCTCTGAGATCCTCCTCTTGCTACCACCTGAGGAGACATACAAGCTGATCCTCGTCTCAAAGCGCTGGCTCCAGATCATCTCCAGCCCTTTCTTCCGCCACGCCTACCTCGCCAGATGGAAACCGAACTTCCACCTCATCGGCTTCTTCATCTCCAACACCTCCTACGTCGGCAAGAAGCACGTGGAGCGTGTCCGCCGCCCTCGCTCCGAGTCCTCCATGCCTCTGCTCTCCACCAGCAGTTTAGGCGACGAGGTGGAGACCTCTGGTGCTTTGAAGAAGCTCGGTTACTACATTGACTCTTCGAACGGTGTGCTTCTCTGCGGGAGGCATCCGAAAGCTTACTACTTGTGGGATCCGGTTACGAGGAAGCAGCATAAGATCCCGCGGCATAGGGTTCATTTCGAGGAGGTTTGTATGTCTTTGATCACTGAGGATTGTCCTGTTGAGGGGTTTAGCTACAAGGTGGTGCGTGGGGAGTGTGTTTCTTATGCGGCGCAGAGTAGTAAGGTGAGAGTGGAGATTTATTCTTCTAAGACCACCACGTGGAGCTACTCTGAGCTCGCTTGCAATGAGGCGGTGTCTCTCACTCCCTGGACTGCAGGGAGAGTGATTAAAGGTGTGGTTTATTGGTACGCCACTGGAGGTAAAGTTGCCATCTACGACACAGAAGATGAGGAGAAAAGGATCGATGTGATAAAGCTTCCGAAGACGTTTAACTACGATGAGCAGGTTCTGGGAGAATCCTCTGATGGGTGTTTGCAGTACGGATGGAGTAATAAGTCTGTGATGGAGATTTGGGAGCTGGAGAAGGTTGGCGAGGTTCTTGAGTGGAGCATTCAGTTTAAGGTGAATTTCAAGGCCATGTGGAGGTTGAACCCGGTGGAGTCTGCGAGGTTCAGCACTAGGACTAAAGAGACGCAACTGCTTGCGTTCTTTAACCAGAACTCTGACTCGGTTTTCATCAGATGCGACTCGCACATCTGCGTGTTTGACGTAAAGACTCAGAGGGTTGAAGAAGTTCAGTACCAAGGACGAGGGTCTTCGTTCGTTTGGGATTACTGCAAAGTCTTGCCTTACTTTCAGCTATCGTGgccttgttgttcttcttctctcttggaAGAAGGAAACATCTGA
- the LOC106370745 gene encoding protein IQ-DOMAIN 12-like, whose protein sequence is MAKRRSWFGWIKRLFICEAKAKSEKPRRLRWVFRRLKLRHQIATPAQETRTLNKATEDQRKHAMNVAIATAAAAEAAVAAAKAAAEVVRMAENAFTSQHFVKKSSDPNLAAIKIQSAFRAYLARKALRGLKALVRLQAIVRGRAVRRKVSSNKASTSSLIQRKHLSKNKTEIKEELKIPKRSMCNGQNSWDSSALTKEDIKAIWLRKQEGAVKRERMLKYSRSHRERRSPHMLLESLYTKDMGMRSCRLEHWGESKSEMVVVPTKVKLRSLQRQDSGDGQDSPFSFPRRSFSRLEQSLLEDESWFQSGFQPYMSVTESAKEKFRSLSTPRQRAAVMESWLDENKKDGDKVSLWSSFVSEENSKMSSSKKSSLATNKHLLLKY, encoded by the exons ATGGCAAAGAGAAGGTCATGGTTTGGTTGGATAAAAAGATTATTCATCTGCGAGGCCAAAGCAAAATCAGAGAAG CCAAGGAGATTGAGATGGGTGTTTAGAAGACTAAAGCTGAGACATCAGATTGCAACTCCGGCACAAGAGACAAGGACTTTGAACAAAGCAACAGAGGATCAGAGAAAGCACGCCATGAACGTAGCCATCGCCACGGCAGCAGCAGCCGAGGCGGCGGTTGCAGCCGCCAAGGCAGCTGCTGAGGTTGTCAGGATGGCGGAAAACGCCTTCACGTCACAACATTTTGTCAAGAAGAGTAGTGATCCTAATTTGGCAGCTATCAAGATTCAGAGTGCCTTCAGAGCTTATCTG GCGAGGAAAGCGTTGCGGGGACTGAAGGCACTTGTAAGGCTTCAAGCCATTGTCCGTGGCCGCGCTGTTAGAAGAAAGGTTTCTTCTAACAAAGCTTCAACATCAAGCCTCATCCAGAGGAAACACTTGTCTAAGAACAAAACTGAGATCAAAGAAGAACTTAAGATACCAAAACGTTCAATGTGTAACGGTCAGAATAGTTGGGACAGTAGCGCACTCACCAAGGAAGACATCAAAGCCATATGGTTAAGGAAGCAAGAAGGTGCGGTCAAGCGTGAGCGTATGTTAAAGTACTCCCGGTCTCATCGA GAGAGAAGGAGTCCTCACATGCTTCTGGAGTCATTGTACACAAAGGACATGGGGATGAGAAGCTGTCGGCTTGAACATTGGGGTGAATCCAAGTCTGAAATGGTTGTTGTCCCTACAAAAGTAAAGCTTAGAAGTTTGCAGAGACAAGACTCCGGTGACGGACAAGACTCTCCGTTCTCTTTTCCAAGGAGATCATTCAGCCGTCTTGAGCAGAGTCTATTGGAGGACGAGAGCTGGTTCCAAAGTGGGTTCCAGCCTTACATGAGCGTGACAGAGTCTGCAAAGGAGAAGTTTAGATCGCTGAGCACACCGAGGCAACGTGCAGCGGTCATGGAGTCTTGGTTAGATGAGAATAAGAAGGATGGAGATAAAGTATCTCTCTGGTCTTCCTTTGTCAGTGAAGAAAATAGTAAGATGAGCAGCTCTAAGAAGTCGTCTCTTGCCACAAACAAACATTTGTTGTTGAAATATTGA
- the LOC106372661 gene encoding signal recognition particle 54 kDa protein, chloroplastic: MEALQISSRFSVNNRAPCTQNLTACRSSRATFRSAFTGTANSASSLSSKNTSTREIWSWVKSKTVGNGRSYRRSQVKAEMFGQLTSGLEAAWTKLKGEEVLTKENIAEPMRDIRRALLEADVSLPVVRRFVQSVSDQAVGMGVIRGVKPDQQLVKIVHDELVKLMGGEVSELQFSKSGPTVILLAGLQGVGKTTVCAKLACYLKKQGKTCMLIAGDVYRPAAIDQLVILGEQVSVPVYTAGTEVKPADIAKEGLKEAKKNNVDVVIMDTAGRLQIDKGMMDELKDVKKVLNPTEVLLVVDAMTGQEAAALVTTFNVEIGITGAILTKLDGDSRGGAALSVKEVSGKPIKLVGRGERMEDLEPFYPNRMAGRVLGMGDVLSFVEKAQEVMREEDAEDLQKKIMSAKFDFNDFLKQTRAVAKMGSMTRVLGMIPGMGKVSPAQIREAEKSLVIMEAMIEAMTPEEREKPELLAESPERRKRVANDSGKTEQQVSQLVAQIFQMRVKMKNLMGAMEGGSIPALSSLEDAMKAQQKAPPGTARRKKKKADSRKKFVESASSNPGPRGLGN; the protein is encoded by the exons ATGGAGGCTCTGCAAATTTCGAGCCGTTTCTCGGTGAATAATAGAGCTCCGTGTACTCAGAATTTGACGGCGTGTCGATCAAGTAGAGCTACGTTTCGTTCTGCATTCACCGGAACCGCCAATTcagcttcttctctctcttccaaGAACACCTCCACG AGGGAGATATGGAGTTGGGTGAAATCGAAGACAGTTGGCAATGGAAGAAGTTACAGAAGGAGCCAAGTGAAGGCGGAGATGTTTGGTCAGTTGACTAGTGGACTTGAGGCTGCTTGGACCAAACTCAAAGGAGAAG AGGTCTTGACAAAGGAGAATATTGCTGAGCCAATGAGGGATATTAGAAGAGCTCTCCTTGAAGCAGAT GTGAGTCTCCCAGTTGTTAGAAGGTTTGTTCAGTCTGTTAGTGACCAAGCCGTTGGAATGGGTGTCATCCGAGGAGTCAAACCAGACCAGCAGTTGGTCAAG ATTGTGCATGATGAGCTAGTGAAGTTGATGGGTGGAGAAGTATCTGAGCTTCAGTTTTCTAAGTCAGGTCCTACTGTTATATTGTTGGCTGGACTCCAAGGAGTTGGGAAGACAACCGTTTGTGCTAAACTCGCTTGTTACCTAAAGAAGCAG GGAAAAACTTGCATGCTTATTGCTGGAGATGTGTACCGACCTGCTGCCATCGATCAACTTGTCATTTTAGGTGAACAG GTTAGTGTGCCGGTTTATACAGCAGGGACTGAAGTAAAGCCTGCAGATATAGCTAAGGAAGGTTTAAAAGAAGCTAAAAAGAACAATGTGGATGTAGTTATTATGGATACTGCAGGGAGACTTCAG ATAGATAAAGGGATGATGGATGAATTAAAAGACGTGAAGAAAGTTTTGAATCCCACAGAAGTGTTGCTAGTTGTTGATGCCATGACTGGACAAGAAGCTGCAG CATTGGTGACGACGTTCAATGTAGAGATAGGAATCACAGGAGCCATATTGACAAAGCTAGACGGTGATTCAAGAGGTGGTGCTGCTTTGAGTGTCAAGGAG GTATCTGGAAAACCGATAAAACTTGTAGGACGTGGAGAGAGAATGGAGGATCTTGAACCCTTCTATCCCAATAGAATGGCTGGTCGAGTTCTTGGAATGGGAGATGTGCTCTCGTTTGTGGAGAAGGCACAAGAAGTT ATGCGTGAAGAAGATGCGGAAGATCTACAGAAGAAGATAATGAGTGCAAAGTTCGACTTCAACGACTTCCTAAAGCAGACTCGTGCTGTTGCGAAGATGGGGTCGATGACGCGTGTTCTTGGAATGATTCCTGGAATGGGGAAAGTGAGTCCAGCGCAGATCAGAGAAGCTGAGAAGAGTCTTGTCATCATGGAAGCAATGATTGAAGCCATGACACCTG AGGAAAGGGAGAAGCCAGAGTTACTAGCAGAATCCCCAGAGAGAAGGAAAAGAGTTGCTAATGATTCAGGAAAAACAGAACAACAG GTGAGCCAACTTGTAGCACAAATATTCCAAATGAGAGTGAAGATGAAGAACTTGATGGGAGCAATGGAAGGAGGATCCATCCCTGCATTGAGCTCGCTCGAGGACGCAATGAAAGCACAACAaaag GCTCCACCTGGAACCgcaaggaggaagaagaaaaaggcGGATTCAAGGAAGAAGTTTGTGGAGTCTGCCTCAAGCAATCCAGGTCCTCGTGGCCTTGGCAACTAG
- the LOC106372659 gene encoding ABC transporter B family member 29, chloroplastic translates to MPSLLLRPTTPCFLLPPPPLRHRRSSPLFHKLSIQPSPTSRKSSVSLTRANTTIISSLKPFENVKPYLQSESRTILAGWLCSFVSVVSLSQIIPRIGSFTSTLNANAASPLKLRNSALVLAALFLARVVAGYLQQAYLWEAALSSVYKIRVFAYGRVLERELEFFEGGSGISSGDIAYRITAEASEVSDTIYALLNTVVPSAFQISAMATHMVVASPLLTLVSAMVIPSVALVIAFLGDRLRKISRKAQIASASLSAYLNEVLPAILFVKANNAEVSETVRFQRFASADLSERFKKKKMKSLIPQIVQVIYLGSLSVFCVGAVTLAGSSLSSGAIVSFMTSLAFLIEPVQDLGKAYNELKQGEPAIERLFDLASLKSKVIERPGAIQLEKVAGEVELRSVSFKYGEEMLPVLDGLSLHIKAGETIALVGPSGGGKTTLIKLLLRLYEPSSGSIYIDKKDIKDIKLESLRQHVGLVSQDITLFTGTVAENIGYRDLTTGIDMKRVELAAKTANADEFIRNLPEGYNTGIGPRGSSLSGGQRQRLAIARALYQNSSILILDEATSALDSMSELLVRQALERVMQDHTVIVIAHRLETVMMAQRVFLLEKGKLKELSRSSLLGAHKDSLSSAGFVI, encoded by the exons atgccatCTCTCCTCCTCCGCCCAACGACGCCATGTTTCCTCCTTCCTCCTCCACCGCTACGCCACCGACGGAGCTCACCTCTCTTTCACAAACTCTCAATCCAACCATCTCCCACCTCCAGAAAATCCTCTGTTTCCCTTACTCGCGCCAACACAACCATCATCAGCTCTCTAAAACCCTTCGAAAACGTTAAACCCTATCTCCAATCCGAATCCAGAACCATCCTCGCCGGGTGGCTCTGCAGCTTCGTCTCCGTCGTCTCGCTCTCTCAGATCATCCCCAGGATCGGCTCCTTCACCTCCACCCTCAACGCCAACGCCGCGTCCCCCTTAAAGCTCAGAAACTCTGCTCTCGTCCTAGCCGCTCTGTTCCTCGCCAGAGTCGTCGCCGGCTATCTCCAGCAAGCGTATCTCTGGGAGGCTGCTCTCAGCTCCGTTTACAAGATCCGCGTCTTCGCGTACGGGAGAGTGCTGGAGAGGGAGCTGGAGTTCTTCGAAGGCGGGAGTGGGATCTCGTCGGGAGATATCGCGTATCGTATCACCGCCGAAGCTTCTGAAGTTTCCGACACTATCTATGCTCTTCTCAAC ACAGTTGTGCCCAGTGCTTTCCAGATATCTGCTATGGCTACACATATGGTTGTTGCTAGTCCTCTACTCACACTAGTCTCTGCAATG GTGATCCCATCGGTTGCGCTAGTCATAGCATTTCTTGGTGATAGGCTTCGCAAGATATCAAGAAAAGCTCAGATTGCCTCTGCTTCACTCTCCGCCTACTTAAATGAA GTGCTTCCTGCGATTTTGTTTGTGAAGGCGAATAACGCAGAGGTTTCCGAGACTGTGAGGTTCCAGAGGTTTGCTAGTGCTGATCTATCTGAGCgttttaagaagaagaaaatgaagtcGCTTATCCCTCAGATTGTTCAAGTTATCTATCTCGGATCTTTGTCCGTGTTTTGTGTTGGAGCTGTGACGCTTGCAGGCTCTTCTTTAAGCTCCGGGGCGATTGTTTCCTTTATGACATCCTTAGCTTTCTTGATCGAGCCTGTCCAG GATCTTGGAAAAGCTTATAATGAGTTGAAACAAGGAGAGCCAGCGATAGAACGTTTGTTTGATTTAGCCTCCTTAAAATCTAAGGTGATCGAGAGACCTGGAGCCATTCAACTTGAAAAGGTTGCAGGAGAGGTTGAGTTGCGCAGTGTTTCGTTTAAGTATGGAGAAGAGATGCTTCCTGTTTTAGATGGGTTGAGTCTTCATATCAAAGCAGGAGAGACTATAGCTCTTGTTGGTCCATCTGGTGGAGGGAAGACAACGCTGATTAAATTGCTTCTCCGCCTTTACGAACCTTCCTCTG GCTCTATCTATATTGACAAAAAGGACATCAAGGATATCAAACTGGAGAGTTTGAGGCAGCATGTTGGTCTGGTTTCACAAGACATC ACTCTGTTTACAGGGACAGTTGCTGAGAACATTGGGTACAGAGATCTCACTACAGGTATTGACATGAAGAGAGTTGAGCTTGCTGCCAAAACTGCAAATGCTGATGAGTTTATCAGAAACTTACCAGAGGGATACAACACAGGAATCGGTCCCAGAGGTTCAAGCTTAAGTGGAGGCCAGAGACAAAG ACTAGCTATTGCAAGAGCGCTGTATCAGAACTCATCCATACTGATTTTGGATGAAGCGACATCAGCATTGGATAGTATGTCGGAGTTGCTAGTCAGACAAGCGCTTGAACGTGTAATGCAAGACCATACG GTAATTGTGATAGCACATAGACTGGAGACAGTGATGATGGCGCAGAGGGTGTTCTTGTTGGAGAAGGGAAAGCTGAAGGAGTTGAGTCGCTCTTCTCTGTTAGGTGCTCACAAGGACTCGCTTTCATCAGCTggatttgtaatttaa